In the genome of Dermacentor silvarum isolate Dsil-2018 chromosome 1, BIME_Dsil_1.4, whole genome shotgun sequence, one region contains:
- the LOC119444878 gene encoding neprilysin-3-like, with the protein MDALENLKRPTRPASQYSLHCVRLLVVAFVATLVVLLWLLAFHMSGSARSARAESETNQTGHRCSSGRCKETARLLKSFRSNHTSPCVDFYEHVCAGVQGTEEASVGGSDLVVMRQMAAAATASIVRHALARGVPRLQQTAGQKASAFLQLCRARSSRHEDNLSVLRSYVESSRLFDQDADFNPLVKIAEHLFVQGLPLFYQVGVEEALVWRRRYLLTVEVSAVTVLWLKTQRAFPGQESYTKHVLKVLQGAGIGRDRADALSVTIADLEDVVHAAYHQYLVEKRNNSNMLIVRLEEQASLFSNDTQTKREWSEFVMKNVTMGHSSVVHVLIEEGATHFLKNIVDKLSVTELRTLIAWEVIREIVTASGVVPLVGDYTQWYCVQMTLRIYGHGLTVPYFQSSVTRKTLRVIGNTYANIKYYMMKAANATWWLRESSLNTTRRIMRRLKTRIIFPHALDAKDALDEYYVSCPDVKHPFLSSYLIASRARAEGAVTLAASLSARISSSDPRKYVAMAAYNRKTNALFLSGSSTFAPALDTKGPVEVNYGFFGRIVAQGIMRILDKYTDEPKRPSRLNKFWTSDAGRNLKDLALCLEKQANELEERSAPYSQRLHRFRSAARTTAHGEASSVLLPVVLEALGLAPLYEAYVDARKDIAPYQPLVLPGLEELSEERLFFFSWCYSLCSGERAPKGRAALRCNLAVANQAPFINAFSCHPGLPMNPIIKCPLW; encoded by the exons ATGGATGCGCTAGAAAATCTGAAAAGACCGACACGGCCCGCGTCCCAGTATTCGCTCCACTGCGTCCGCCTTCTGGTCGTCGCGTTTGTCGCCACTCTCGTAGTTCTACTGTGGCTGCTGGCCTTCCACATGAGCGGCTCGGCGCGCTCTGCCCGTGCCGAGTCGGAGACGAACCAGACGGGCCACCGGTGCTCCTCGGGCCGCTGCAAGGAGACGGCGCGGCTTCTGAAGAGCTTCCGGTCGAACCACACGAGCCCGTGCGTTGACTTCTACGAGCACGTGTGCGCCGGCGTGCAGGGCACGGAAGAGGCGAGCGTCGGGGGCTCCGACTTGGTGGTCATGCGGCAGATGGCCGCCGCCGCGACGGCGAGCATCGTCAGACACGCCCTGGCACGAGGAGTCCCGCGGCTGCAGCAGACTGCCGGCCAGAAGGCCTCGGCGTTTCTCCAGCTGTGCAGGGCACGGTCGTCGCGCCACGAGGACAACTTGTCTGTGCTCAGGTCTTACGTCGAGTCATCCAGACTCTTTGACCAGGATGCCGACTTCAATCCTTTGGTGAAAATCGCCGAACATCTTTTCGTACAAGGCCTGCCCTTGTTCTACCAGGTAGGAGTCGAAGAAGCGCTCGTATGGAGGCGCAGGTACCTTCTCACTGTGGAGGTCTCCGCAGTGACAGTGTTGTGGCTGAAAACGCAGAGGGCGTTTCCTGGCCAAGAGAGCTACACGAAGCACGTTCTAAAGGTGCTGCAAGGAGCCGGCATCGGCCGAGACAGAGCTGATGCACTTTCCGTTACTATCGCTGATCTGGAAGACGTCGTTCACGCTGCGTACCACCAGTACCTCGTTGAAAAGAGGAACAATTCGAATATGCTCATCGTGAGGCTCGAGGAACAAGCAAGTCTCTTCAGCAACGACACGCAGACTAAACGAGAGTGGAGCGAATTCGTCATGAAAAACGTTACCATGGGGCACTCTTCTGTGGTTCACGTCCTTATAGAAGAAGGTGCAACACATTTCTTGAAGAACATTGTCGACAAACTCAGTGTTACCGAACTGCGAACGCTGATCGCGTGGGAGGTAATTCGCGAAATCGTCACAGCTTCTGGCGTCGTGCCTCTCGTAGGTGATTACACGCAGTGGTATTGCGTCCAGATGACCCTGCGTATTTACGGACACGGACTAACAGTTCCCTACTTTCAATCATCCGTAACGCGCAAGACGCTCCGAGTAATTGGCAACACGTACGCTAACATTAAATACTACATGATGAAAGCCGCGAACGCGACCTGGTGGCTTCGAGAATCGTCGCTTAACACCACCAGGAGAATTATGAGGCGCCTGAAAACAAGAATAATTTTTCCGCATGCGTTGGATGCCAAGGATGCCCTCGACGAGTACTACGTGAGTTGTCCCGACGTGAAGCATCCTTTCCTGAGCTCTTACCTGATAGCTTCCAGGGCACGCGCTGAAGGGGCTGTCACGTTAGCGGCGTCCTTGTCTGCTCGCATTTCCTCCAGCGACCCGCGGAAGTATGTTGCTATGGCTGCTTACAACCGCAAGACAAATGCTTTGTTCCTCTCCGGAAGCTCCACTTTTGCCCCTGCTTTGGACACCAAAGGACCAGTGGAGGTGAACTACGGGTTTTTTGGACGCATCGTCGCACAAGGAATCATGCGCATCCTGGACAAATACACGGATGAGCCAAAGAGGCCTTCTAGGCTAAACAAA TTCTGGACCAGTGACGCGGGGCGAAATCTCAAGGACCTAGCGCTCTGCCTGGAAAAGCAGGCGAATGAGCTCGAAGAACGCAGCGCACCGTACAGCCAAAGGCTCCATCGCTTCCGGTCGGCTGCACGGACAACGGCGCACGGCGAAGCCTCATCAGTGCTTTTGCCCGTGGTTCTTGAAGCCCTGGGCCTGGCGCCGCTTTACGAGGCCTACGTCGACGCCAGAAAAGACATAGCGCCTTACCAGCCTCTCGTTCTGCCGGGACTTGAAGAGCTGTCCGAAGAGCGACTGTTCTTCTTCTCTTGGTGCTACTCTCTATGCAGCGGAGAGCGTGCGCCGAAGGGCCGCGCTGCTCTTCGATGCAACCTGGCCGTGGCGAACCAGGCTCCGTTCATCAACGCTTTTTCCTGCCACCCTGGACTTCCTATGAATCCCATCATCAAGTGTCCCCTGTGGTGA